One part of the Solanum dulcamara chromosome 8, daSolDulc1.2, whole genome shotgun sequence genome encodes these proteins:
- the LOC129899705 gene encoding uncharacterized protein LOC129899705: protein MATEVLRPQDILIQRFRVSPTACYRRRTNFGNGNGYFNSRSSYGNRKPDVRTERERSEKKKLKNQPEPLMRRRIASSEDLRPTHNAGKSNGGVVMGKVTILRRGESLDSLNSIYVNGPSQTEMLPKQIRVGLSSADVYAGSAFSNSPSPRALPLPSFFNKKQEDFKSFDDFATRDLRRLLRLEY, encoded by the coding sequence ATGGCAACAGAGGTTTTGCGGCCACAGGATATTTTAATTCAACGCTTCAGAGTTTCACCGACGGCCTGCTATCGTCGGAGAACCAATTTTGGAAACGGAAATGGCTATTTTAACTCTAGGTCTTCCTATGGGAACCGGAAACCGGACGTCAGAACGGAAAGGGAAAGATCCGAGAAGAAGAAGCTGAAAAACCAACCTGAGCCGTTGATGAGGAGGAGAATTGCGAGTTCCGAAGATTTGAGACCGACTCACAACGCCGGAAAGTCTAACGGTGGCGTAGTTATGGGCAAGGTGACGATTTTGAGGAGAGGTGAGTCTTTGGATTCGCTGAATTCGATCTATGTAAACGGACCGAGTCAAACCGAAATGCTGCCCAAGCAGATCCGGGTCGGGTTATCGTCGGCTGACGTCTACGCCGGTTCAGCTTTTTCAAATTCGCCGTCGCCTAGAGCTCTTCCCTTGCCTTCCTTTTTCAATAAAAAGCAGGAAGATTTCAAGTCCTTTGATGACTTTGCTACTAGAGATTTGAGGCGTTTGCTTCGGCTGGAATACTAA